A section of the Pleuronectes platessa chromosome 7, fPlePla1.1, whole genome shotgun sequence genome encodes:
- the tigara gene encoding probable fructose-2,6-bisphosphatase TIGAR A isoform X1 — protein sequence MKKNHFLHFDTDAFCISCSGETRYNKEGLLQGQAIDAPLSEVGLQQAEAAGRYLKDVEFSHVFVSDLLRAQQTAETIMKHNSSCSSLQMALDPLLKEISFGVAEGGRLQDVRDMAKAAGQTFPGFTPPGGETPEQVKERVKEFMENTLQQLGAEHWHHSTEVETCPSAVEGRADDGVGGVPVHALVVTHGAYMRVVVRYFVEELLCSLPQGSDRAHVFSLSPNTGLCRFVLSVRKEEDGFQLSGIRCVFVHRNDHVKELVHQ from the exons ATGAAGAAGAATCACTTCCTGCATTTTGACACTGATGCATTTTGTATTTCCTGCAGTGGAGAAACACGCTACAACAAAGAAGGTCTCCTGCAAG gTCAGGCTATCGACGCTCCTCTCTCGGAGGTCGGGCTGCAGCAGGCCGAGGCTGCAGGTCGATACCTGAAGGACGTCGAGTTCAGCCACGTGTTCGTCAGTGATCTGCTGCGAGCTCAGCAG ACGGCCGAAACTATcatgaaacacaacagcagctgctcctcgCTGCAAATGGCTCTGGACCCTTTGCTCAAAGAGATC AGCTTCGGTGTTGCAGAGGGGGGACGACTGCAGGACGTGAGGGACATGGCCAAGGCAGCGGGTCAGACGTTCCCCGGCTTcacgccaccagggggcgagacTCCGGAGCAG GTGAAGGAGCGGGTCAAAGAGTTCATGGAGAACACGCTGCAGCAGCTCGGGGCCGAACACTGGCACCACAGCACCGAGGTGGAGACCTGCCCGTCGGCCGTGGAGGGGAGAGCGGACGACGGGGTCGGGGGGGTCCCGGTCCACGCCCTGGTGGTCACACACGGGGCCTACATGCGCGTGGTGGTGCGTTACTttgtggaggagctgctctgTTCTCTGCCTCAAGGCTCTGACAGAGCACACGTGTTCTCCTTGAGTCCCAACACGGGTCTGTGCCGGTTCGTGCTCAGcgtgaggaaagaggaggacggGTTCCAGCTGTCGGGGATTCGCTGCGTGTTCGTCCACAGGAACGACCACGTCAAAGAGCTCGTTCACCAgtag
- the tigara gene encoding probable fructose-2,6-bisphosphatase TIGAR A isoform X2, with product MRALRFGLTLVRHGETRYNKEGLLQGQAIDAPLSEVGLQQAEAAGRYLKDVEFSHVFVSDLLRAQQTAETIMKHNSSCSSLQMALDPLLKEISFGVAEGGRLQDVRDMAKAAGQTFPGFTPPGGETPEQVKERVKEFMENTLQQLGAEHWHHSTEVETCPSAVEGRADDGVGGVPVHALVVTHGAYMRVVVRYFVEELLCSLPQGSDRAHVFSLSPNTGLCRFVLSVRKEEDGFQLSGIRCVFVHRNDHVKELVHQ from the exons ATGAGGGCTCTGAGGTTTGGTTTAACTCTTGTTCGACA TGGAGAAACACGCTACAACAAAGAAGGTCTCCTGCAAG gTCAGGCTATCGACGCTCCTCTCTCGGAGGTCGGGCTGCAGCAGGCCGAGGCTGCAGGTCGATACCTGAAGGACGTCGAGTTCAGCCACGTGTTCGTCAGTGATCTGCTGCGAGCTCAGCAG ACGGCCGAAACTATcatgaaacacaacagcagctgctcctcgCTGCAAATGGCTCTGGACCCTTTGCTCAAAGAGATC AGCTTCGGTGTTGCAGAGGGGGGACGACTGCAGGACGTGAGGGACATGGCCAAGGCAGCGGGTCAGACGTTCCCCGGCTTcacgccaccagggggcgagacTCCGGAGCAG GTGAAGGAGCGGGTCAAAGAGTTCATGGAGAACACGCTGCAGCAGCTCGGGGCCGAACACTGGCACCACAGCACCGAGGTGGAGACCTGCCCGTCGGCCGTGGAGGGGAGAGCGGACGACGGGGTCGGGGGGGTCCCGGTCCACGCCCTGGTGGTCACACACGGGGCCTACATGCGCGTGGTGGTGCGTTACTttgtggaggagctgctctgTTCTCTGCCTCAAGGCTCTGACAGAGCACACGTGTTCTCCTTGAGTCCCAACACGGGTCTGTGCCGGTTCGTGCTCAGcgtgaggaaagaggaggacggGTTCCAGCTGTCGGGGATTCGCTGCGTGTTCGTCCACAGGAACGACCACGTCAAAGAGCTCGTTCACCAgtag
- the slc45a3 gene encoding solute carrier family 45 member 3, with the protein MPGWKAQWRLVLLNSLTCGLEICVAAGITYVPPLLLEAGVQERYMTMVLGIGPVLGLLFIPLIGSASDQCNSSYGRRRPFIWLLSLGVLVALLIIPHADVLAARLALGGRTVQVGFLIFGVGLLDFCGQVCFTPLEALLSDLYRDEEDCGQAFAMFSFMVSLGGCVGYLLPSLDWSRGLLSVYLGGQAECLFFILILIFVSSVLITMKVSEEPSFTSSCLAGSGSLLETGTGVIDAGRCGVPRSCCYLLKCKLRLLKSGPLLCLLRTCWSMTPAIYRSYCHIPRVMRQLCVAQLCSWMAVMSFMLFYTDFVGEGLYEGVPSALPGTMSRQRYDEGIRMGSLGLFLQCATSTFFSLAMSRLVRHFGSRWVYVSSMVSFTLSALVICLSKSVVLVTVMAALTGYAYATLQTLPYTLTCHYHKEKAVFMPKKKPKSIHTNGISTKRDSVYLTPVEEEGGLNHKTGVPYGFKDNYEYYPTPPSQNGSSLSSGSPEQDEGELEFEKRGVGLDFAILDSTFLLSQVFPTLLLGMIVQFAQSVTAYIACSAIFGAIAIYLARQIVFDQKDLKC; encoded by the exons GTATTGGTCCGGTCCTCGGCCTCCTGTTCATCCCTCTGATCGGCTCGGCCAGTGACCAGTGCAACAGCAGTTATGGCCGCCGGCGCCCCTTCATCTGGCTGCTGTCTCTGGGAGTCCTTGTGGCACTTTTGATCATTCCCCACGCTGACGTCCTGGCAGCCCGTCTCGCCTTGGGTGGACGCACGGTTCAG GTGGGCTTCCTCATCTTTGGGGTGGGACTCCTTGACTTTTGTGGACAAGTGTGCTTCACGCCGCTGGAGGCTCTTCTGTCTGACCTGTACCGGGACGAGGAGGACTGCGGGCAGGCCTTCGCCATGTTCTCTTTCATGGTCAGCTTGGGAGGATGTGTGGGATATTTGCTGCCTTCGCTGGACTGGAGTCGAGGCTTACTCTCTGTTTACCTGGGAGGCCAGGCCGAGTGCCTGtttttcatcctcatccttaTCTTCGTCTCCAGCGTGCTCATCACCATGAAGGTGTCTGAGGAACCCTCATTTACCAGCAGTTGCTTGGCAGGGTCTGGATCTTTATTGGAGACTGGGACCGGAGTGATAGATGCTGGCCGCTGCGGCGTGCCTCGCTCATGCTGCTACCTGCTGAAGTGCAAACTGAGGCTGCTGAAGTCTGGTCCCCTGCTGTGTCTACTGAGAACATGCTGGTCCATGACTCCGGCCATCTACAGGAGCTACTGCCACATCCCGCGAGTGATGAGGCAGCTGTGTGTGGCTCAGCTCTGCAGCTGGATGGCCGTCATGTCTTTCATGCTCTTCTACACAGACTTTGTGGGGGAAGGCCTGTACGAGGGCGTGCCCAGTGCATTACCAGGAACTATGTCCAGGCAGCGATACGACGAAG GTATCCGTATGGGCAGCCTGGGCCTGTTCCTGCAGTGTGCTACCTCAACCTTCTTCTCCCTGGCCATGAGTCGCTTGGTTCGGCACTTCGGCTCCCGCTGGGTGTACGTGAGCAGCATGGTGAGCTTCACGCTCTCTGCTCTGGTCATCTGCCTGTCCAAGAGTGTGGTCCTGGTCACCGTCATGGCCGCTCTCACTGGCTACGCGTATGCCACGCTGCAGACTCTGCCGTACACGCTCACCTGCCATTACCACAAGGAGAAAGCG gTCTTTATGCCAAAGAAGAAACCCAAAAGCATACACACAAATGGGATTTCAACCAAGCGGGACTCTGTGTATTTGActcctgtggaggaggagggtggactGAACCACAAAACGGGGGTTCCATACGGATTCAAGGATAATTACGAGTACTACCCCACCCCCCCGAGCCAGAACGgctcctctctcagctctgGCAGCCCTGAACAGGACGAGGGGGAGCTAGAGTTCGAGAAACGAGGCGTGGGATTGGACTTTGCCATCTTGGACAGCacctttctcctctctcaggtTTTCCCCACCCTCTTGTTGGGCATGATCGTTCAGTTCGCTCAGTCCGTCACTGCCTACATCGCCTGCTCCGCCATCTTTGGTGCCATCGCCATCTACCTGGCCCGTCAGATCGTCTTCGACCAAAAGGACCTCAAGTGCTGA
- the LOC128444856 gene encoding fibroblast growth factor 6-like: MAVAQRFRVSMSCEAGTPHRTPAAALLLLGFLLGLVSALPLPGRTNGTSLETRWETLFSRSVLGISGEKPDQNWETDYLLGIKRVRRLYCNVGIGFHLQVLPSGRINGAHNENQYTLIEISTVERGVVSLCGVRSELFVAMNSRGRLYGTTVFHDECKFKESLLANNYNAYESLVYRGSFIALSKHGRVKRGNKATTAMTVTHFLPRI; the protein is encoded by the exons ATGGCCGTTGCGCAAAGGTTCCGCGTCAGTATGTCCTGCGAGGCCGGCACGCCGCACCGGACGCCGGCCGCGGCGCTTCTCCTCCTGGGCTTCCTGCTGGGGCTCGTGTCAGCGTTACCGCTCCCGGGCAGGACGAACGGCACCTCGCTGGAGACGCGCTGGGAGACTCTGTTCTCCCGCTCGGTGCTGGGGATCTCCGGGGAGAAGCCCGATCAGAACTGGGAGACCGACTACCTGCTGGGCATCAAGCGAGTGCGGAGGCTCTACTGCAACGTGGGCATTGGGTTCCACCTGCAGGTGCTCCCCAGCGGCAGGATTAACGGTGCACACAATGAAAACCAGTACA ctctGATAGAGATCTCCACGGTGGAGCGCGGGGTGGTGAGCCTCTGCGGGGTGAGGAGCGAGCTGTTTGTCGCAATGAACAGCCGGGGGAGGTTATACGGAACG ACAGTCTTCCACGACGAGTGCAAGTTCAAGGAGAGCCTGCTCGCCAACAACTACAACGCCTACGAGTCCCTGGTCTACAGAGGCTCCTTCATAGCACTGAGCAAGCACGGCCGCGTGAAGAGGGGCAACAAGGCCACCACGGCCATGACTGTGACGCACTTCCTGCCCCGAATATga
- the LOC128444562 gene encoding uncharacterized protein LOC128444562, with amino-acid sequence MHPALLSLLLTALHVSVPVDCRPRPRDPAEQRPHRRQSGERRGSNTDPPAGPARLHIDLSGSMKRGVHRETLVVLPVRSNFVSIFDLRRKRFLCVDLEGELHVSRQKDQADCLFHRIWLDLPNHQDVFYSATGGKLLKLQGAAHRGPAEGSSVRLETLLGPSVRRQRRSEEVNPSDPLRTHSIPDPSAKDHKETPQSPTEPDQAGAVSKETITSCDDPLRVLQHNGPVSPVKTNIADRPEQD; translated from the exons ATGCACccggctctcctctctctcctcctgacaGCCCTCCATGTGTCTGTACCGGTGGATTGCAGGCCGAGGCCCCGGGACCCGGCAGAGCAGCGACCGCACCGCCGGCAGAGCGGCGAGCGCAGGGGATCGAACACAGACCCACCGGCTGGTCCGGCTCGGCTTCACATAGACCTCAGTGGATCGATGAAAAGAGGCGTTCACAGGGAGACTCTGG ttgTTTTGCCAGTGAGAAGCAACTTTGTGTCAATATTTGATTTGAGGAGAAAGCGTTTCCTCTGTGTGGACCTGGAGGGGGAGCTGCACGTCTCT AGGCAGAAGGACCAGGCAGATTGCCTCTTCCATCGCATCTGGTTGGACCTGCCAAACCACCAGGACGTGTTCTACTCTGCAACCGGCGGCAAGCTGCTCAAACTGCAGGGGGCCGCTCACCGGGGGCCAGCTGAGGGGTCCTCGGTGCGGCTGGAGACGCTCCTGGGTCCCTcggtgaggagacagaggaggagcgaggaggtGAACCCCTCCGATCCGTTAAGAACACACTCGATCCCCGACCCTTCTGCCAAAGATCACAAGGAGACGCCTCAGAGCCCAACCGAGCCGGACCAGGCCGGGGCCGTGTCCAAAGAGACCATCACCTCCTGCGACGACCCCCTGAGGGTCCTCCAGCACAACGGGCCCGTCAGTCCTGTGAAGACCAACATCGCAGACCGGCCCGAGCAAGACTGA